A region of Streptomyces sp. R44 DNA encodes the following proteins:
- a CDS encoding phage tail sheath C-terminal domain-containing protein — MYIDEAKSAVRTITGVPTSVAAFVGSAVRGPTDRPVHITSFADFQRIFGGVVAGSPLGYAVHQFYANGGSEAEIVRLVHTGDTDTSKNATAAVVNLTAGTATVPLVARGEGVWGGRLRVRVDYDTSETVASGASPTLYNLTVFDQGTGATERYLNVSSRPADATALDKVLASSALVTVPRTGAVLNAVPDDHEAIAPGDASQDPFDDAKTARYTQASPGKDGDAPDLADYQGGNNGQDAKTGLYQLLKTDIFNLLCLPEAPRTALSPAAKLCRDRRALLIVDPPSTWSDINSAVSGMAQPPLTGDEAKNAAVYFPDLVIPDPAQNGLPKQVPPCGTVAGVMARTDVQRGVWKAPAGTDASLGGVTAPAIPMTDLENGRLNQLGVNCLRSFPVVGPVVWGARTLRGADRLADEWKYLPVRRLALFIEESLFRGTQWVVFEPNDEPLWASIRLNVGAFMNTLFRQGAFQGATPREAYLVKCDRENNPQNDVDRGIVNIVVGFAPLKPAEFVIIHIEQLAGQLQV; from the coding sequence GTGTACATCGACGAGGCCAAGAGCGCGGTACGGACGATCACCGGCGTGCCGACCTCGGTGGCCGCGTTCGTCGGATCGGCGGTGCGCGGCCCCACGGACCGTCCGGTGCACATCACCAGCTTCGCCGACTTCCAGCGGATCTTCGGCGGCGTGGTCGCGGGCAGCCCGCTCGGCTACGCCGTCCACCAGTTCTACGCCAACGGCGGCAGCGAGGCCGAGATCGTCCGGCTCGTCCACACCGGCGACACCGACACCTCGAAGAACGCGACGGCGGCCGTCGTCAACCTCACCGCGGGGACCGCCACCGTGCCGCTCGTCGCGCGCGGGGAGGGCGTCTGGGGCGGTCGCCTGCGGGTCCGGGTCGACTACGACACCAGCGAGACGGTGGCTTCCGGTGCCTCGCCCACCCTGTACAACCTCACCGTGTTCGACCAGGGCACGGGCGCGACCGAGCGCTACCTCAACGTCAGTTCGCGGCCCGCGGACGCCACCGCCCTGGACAAGGTCCTCGCCTCCTCGGCCCTGGTCACCGTCCCGAGGACCGGCGCGGTGCTCAATGCCGTCCCGGACGACCACGAGGCCATCGCCCCCGGCGACGCGAGCCAGGACCCGTTCGACGACGCGAAGACCGCCCGCTACACGCAGGCGTCCCCCGGCAAGGACGGCGACGCCCCGGATCTGGCCGACTACCAGGGCGGGAACAACGGGCAGGACGCCAAGACCGGCCTGTACCAGCTGCTCAAGACCGACATCTTCAACCTGCTCTGCCTTCCGGAAGCGCCGAGGACGGCCCTGAGCCCCGCGGCGAAACTCTGCCGGGACCGTCGGGCCCTGCTCATCGTCGACCCGCCCTCGACGTGGAGCGACATCAACTCCGCCGTCAGCGGCATGGCGCAGCCGCCGCTGACCGGGGACGAGGCGAAGAACGCCGCGGTGTACTTCCCCGACCTCGTCATCCCCGACCCGGCGCAGAACGGACTGCCCAAGCAGGTCCCGCCGTGCGGCACGGTCGCGGGCGTCATGGCCCGTACCGATGTCCAGCGCGGGGTGTGGAAGGCCCCCGCCGGCACCGACGCCTCGCTCGGCGGGGTGACGGCGCCGGCCATCCCGATGACCGACCTCGAGAACGGGCGGCTCAACCAGCTCGGGGTGAACTGCCTGCGGTCGTTCCCCGTGGTGGGCCCCGTGGTGTGGGGCGCCCGGACCCTGCGCGGCGCCGACCGCCTGGCCGACGAGTGGAAGTACCTGCCGGTGCGGCGACTGGCCCTGTTCATCGAGGAGAGCCTGTTCCGCGGTACCCAGTGGGTGGTGTTCGAGCCGAACGACGAGCCGCTGTGGGCGTCGATCCGGCTCAATGTCGGCGCGTTCATGAACACCCTGTTCCGGCAGGGGGCCTTCCAGGGCGCGACCCCGCGCGAGGCGTACCTGGTCAAGTGCGACCGCGAGAACAACCCGCAGAACGACGTCGACCGCGGGATCGTCAACATCGTCGTCGGCTTCGCGCCGCTCAAACCGGCCGAGTTCGTGATCATCCACATCGAGCAGCTCGCCGGGCAGCTGCAGGTCTGA
- a CDS encoding phage tail protein, with protein sequence MATTARVDPLKNFRFRVRYSDSTEPFLGVHKVTGMKRTAEVIKHRSGGDPASSTKLPGRVEYDPIVLERGVTVNGHDFEKWANKAWSFTNSARGRETSLKDFRRDLIIDVYDETGQKVLSYHVFNCWVSEYQPLSDLDANANAVLVQHIRLENEGWVRDLDLPPAAEVSFDDPAV encoded by the coding sequence ATGGCAACCACCGCGCGGGTCGACCCGCTGAAGAACTTCCGCTTCCGGGTCCGCTACAGCGACAGCACCGAGCCCTTCCTCGGCGTGCACAAGGTCACCGGGATGAAGCGGACCGCCGAGGTGATCAAGCACCGCAGCGGCGGGGATCCCGCTTCGAGCACCAAACTGCCCGGCCGGGTCGAGTACGACCCCATCGTCCTCGAACGCGGCGTCACGGTGAACGGCCACGACTTCGAGAAATGGGCCAACAAGGCGTGGAGCTTCACCAATTCCGCCCGTGGCCGGGAGACGTCCCTGAAGGACTTCCGCCGGGACCTCATCATCGACGTGTACGACGAGACCGGCCAGAAGGTGCTCTCGTACCACGTCTTCAACTGCTGGGTCTCGGAGTACCAGCCGCTGTCCGATCTCGACGCGAACGCGAACGCCGTGCTCGTCCAGCACATCCGGCTGGAGAACGAGGGCTGGGTCCGGGACCTGGACCTGCCCCCGGCGGCCGAGGTCTCGTTCGACGACCCGGCGGTGTGA